One segment of Chionomys nivalis chromosome 1, mChiNiv1.1, whole genome shotgun sequence DNA contains the following:
- the Fam131b gene encoding protein FAM131B isoform X1, whose amino-acid sequence MGCIGSRTVGNEVIAVDWKGLKDVDQINMDSTSSLHGSSLHRPSTEQTRTDFSWDGINLSMEDTTSILPKLKRNSNAYGIGALAKSSFSGISRSMKDHVTKPTAMGQGRVAHMIEWQGWGKAPTIQPQHSHEAVRRDTDAYSDLSDGEKEARFLAGVMEQFAISEATLMAWSSMDGEDMSVNSTQEPLDCNYSDNYQELMESQDALAQAPMDGWPHSYVSQGMYCLGSSDAWEASDQSLIASPATGSYLGPAFDDSQPSLHDIGPSQPASGYSAQEPPPLLGVDTDWAPEVGGVDLARGSVEEEKRPLAPEEEEDAGCRDLESLSPREDPEMSTALSRKVSDVTSSGVQSFDEEEGDTNN is encoded by the exons ATGGGCTGCATCGGCTCGCGGACTGTGG GGAACGAAGTGATTGCAGTGGACTGGAAAGGCCTCAAGGATGTCGATCAGATCAACATGGACAGCACCAGCTCACTGCATGGCAGCAGCCTCCATCGACCTTCCACGGAG CAAACACGAACAGATTTCTCCTGGGACGGCATCAAT CTCTCCATGGAGGACACCACTTCCATCCTTCCGAAGCTTAAGCGAAACTCTAATGCCTATGGCATTGGGGCCCTGGCCAAGTCATCATTCTCAG GGATCTCGAGAAGCATGAAGGACCATGTGACAAAGCCTACAGCCATGGGGCAAGGCCGGGTGGCCCACATGATTGAGTGGCAGGGCTGGGGAAAGGCCCCAACAATTCAGCCACAACACAGCCATGAGGCTGTGCGCAGGGATACAGATGCTTACTCCGACCTCAGCGACGGCGAGAAGGAGGCACGTTTCCTAGCAG GTGTCATGGAACAGTTTGCTATTTCTGAGGCTACACTTATGGCCTGGTCTTCCATGGATGGTGAGGACATGAGTGTCAATTCTACCCAGGAGCCACTGGACTGCAACTACAGTGACAACTACCAGGAACTGATGGAGAGTCAGG ATGCATTAGCTCAAGCCCCCATGGATGGATGGCCTCACTCCTACGTGTCACAGGGGATGTACTGCCTGGGGTCATCAGATGCCTGGGAAGCGAGTGATCAGTCCCTCATTGCATCTCCAGCTACAGGATCCTATCTTGGCCCTGCATTTGATGACTCACAACCCAGCCTGCATGACATAGGGCCTTCCCAACCTGCTTCAGGATACTCTGCTCAGGAGCCTCCACCTTTGTTGGGGGTAGACACTGACTGGGCACCAGAGGTTGGTGGGGTGGACCTGGCCAGGGGCTCtgtagaggaagagaagagaccaCTGGCccctgaggaggaagaggatgcagGATGCCGGGACCTGGAGTCACTTTCCCCACGAGAAGATCCGGAGATGTCCACCGCTCTTAGCCGGAAGGTGTCCGATGTCACGTCCTCAGGTGTGCAGTCCTTTGATGAGGAGGAGGGGGACACCAACAACTAG
- the Fam131b gene encoding protein FAM131B isoform X3 — protein sequence MDSTSSLHGSSLHRPSTEQTRTDFSWDGINLSMEDTTSILPKLKRNSNAYGIGALAKSSFSGISRSMKDHVTKPTAMGQGRVAHMIEWQGWGKAPTIQPQHSHEAVRRDTDAYSDLSDGEKEARFLAGVMEQFAISEATLMAWSSMDGEDMSVNSTQEPLDCNYSDNYQELMESQDALAQAPMDGWPHSYVSQGMYCLGSSDAWEASDQSLIASPATGSYLGPAFDDSQPSLHDIGPSQPASGYSAQEPPPLLGVDTDWAPEVGGVDLARGSVEEEKRPLAPEEEEDAGCRDLESLSPREDPEMSTALSRKVSDVTSSGVQSFDEEEGDTNN from the exons ATGGACAGCACCAGCTCACTGCATGGCAGCAGCCTCCATCGACCTTCCACGGAG CAAACACGAACAGATTTCTCCTGGGACGGCATCAAT CTCTCCATGGAGGACACCACTTCCATCCTTCCGAAGCTTAAGCGAAACTCTAATGCCTATGGCATTGGGGCCCTGGCCAAGTCATCATTCTCAG GGATCTCGAGAAGCATGAAGGACCATGTGACAAAGCCTACAGCCATGGGGCAAGGCCGGGTGGCCCACATGATTGAGTGGCAGGGCTGGGGAAAGGCCCCAACAATTCAGCCACAACACAGCCATGAGGCTGTGCGCAGGGATACAGATGCTTACTCCGACCTCAGCGACGGCGAGAAGGAGGCACGTTTCCTAGCAG GTGTCATGGAACAGTTTGCTATTTCTGAGGCTACACTTATGGCCTGGTCTTCCATGGATGGTGAGGACATGAGTGTCAATTCTACCCAGGAGCCACTGGACTGCAACTACAGTGACAACTACCAGGAACTGATGGAGAGTCAGG ATGCATTAGCTCAAGCCCCCATGGATGGATGGCCTCACTCCTACGTGTCACAGGGGATGTACTGCCTGGGGTCATCAGATGCCTGGGAAGCGAGTGATCAGTCCCTCATTGCATCTCCAGCTACAGGATCCTATCTTGGCCCTGCATTTGATGACTCACAACCCAGCCTGCATGACATAGGGCCTTCCCAACCTGCTTCAGGATACTCTGCTCAGGAGCCTCCACCTTTGTTGGGGGTAGACACTGACTGGGCACCAGAGGTTGGTGGGGTGGACCTGGCCAGGGGCTCtgtagaggaagagaagagaccaCTGGCccctgaggaggaagaggatgcagGATGCCGGGACCTGGAGTCACTTTCCCCACGAGAAGATCCGGAGATGTCCACCGCTCTTAGCCGGAAGGTGTCCGATGTCACGTCCTCAGGTGTGCAGTCCTTTGATGAGGAGGAGGGGGACACCAACAACTAG
- the Fam131b gene encoding protein FAM131B isoform X2 codes for MGCIGSRTVGNEVIAVDWKGLKDVDQINMDSTSSLHGSSLHRPSTELSMEDTTSILPKLKRNSNAYGIGALAKSSFSGISRSMKDHVTKPTAMGQGRVAHMIEWQGWGKAPTIQPQHSHEAVRRDTDAYSDLSDGEKEARFLAGVMEQFAISEATLMAWSSMDGEDMSVNSTQEPLDCNYSDNYQELMESQDALAQAPMDGWPHSYVSQGMYCLGSSDAWEASDQSLIASPATGSYLGPAFDDSQPSLHDIGPSQPASGYSAQEPPPLLGVDTDWAPEVGGVDLARGSVEEEKRPLAPEEEEDAGCRDLESLSPREDPEMSTALSRKVSDVTSSGVQSFDEEEGDTNN; via the exons ATGGGCTGCATCGGCTCGCGGACTGTGG GGAACGAAGTGATTGCAGTGGACTGGAAAGGCCTCAAGGATGTCGATCAGATCAACATGGACAGCACCAGCTCACTGCATGGCAGCAGCCTCCATCGACCTTCCACGGAG CTCTCCATGGAGGACACCACTTCCATCCTTCCGAAGCTTAAGCGAAACTCTAATGCCTATGGCATTGGGGCCCTGGCCAAGTCATCATTCTCAG GGATCTCGAGAAGCATGAAGGACCATGTGACAAAGCCTACAGCCATGGGGCAAGGCCGGGTGGCCCACATGATTGAGTGGCAGGGCTGGGGAAAGGCCCCAACAATTCAGCCACAACACAGCCATGAGGCTGTGCGCAGGGATACAGATGCTTACTCCGACCTCAGCGACGGCGAGAAGGAGGCACGTTTCCTAGCAG GTGTCATGGAACAGTTTGCTATTTCTGAGGCTACACTTATGGCCTGGTCTTCCATGGATGGTGAGGACATGAGTGTCAATTCTACCCAGGAGCCACTGGACTGCAACTACAGTGACAACTACCAGGAACTGATGGAGAGTCAGG ATGCATTAGCTCAAGCCCCCATGGATGGATGGCCTCACTCCTACGTGTCACAGGGGATGTACTGCCTGGGGTCATCAGATGCCTGGGAAGCGAGTGATCAGTCCCTCATTGCATCTCCAGCTACAGGATCCTATCTTGGCCCTGCATTTGATGACTCACAACCCAGCCTGCATGACATAGGGCCTTCCCAACCTGCTTCAGGATACTCTGCTCAGGAGCCTCCACCTTTGTTGGGGGTAGACACTGACTGGGCACCAGAGGTTGGTGGGGTGGACCTGGCCAGGGGCTCtgtagaggaagagaagagaccaCTGGCccctgaggaggaagaggatgcagGATGCCGGGACCTGGAGTCACTTTCCCCACGAGAAGATCCGGAGATGTCCACCGCTCTTAGCCGGAAGGTGTCCGATGTCACGTCCTCAGGTGTGCAGTCCTTTGATGAGGAGGAGGGGGACACCAACAACTAG
- the Fam131b gene encoding protein FAM131B isoform X4, with protein sequence MDSTSSLHGSSLHRPSTELSMEDTTSILPKLKRNSNAYGIGALAKSSFSGISRSMKDHVTKPTAMGQGRVAHMIEWQGWGKAPTIQPQHSHEAVRRDTDAYSDLSDGEKEARFLAGVMEQFAISEATLMAWSSMDGEDMSVNSTQEPLDCNYSDNYQELMESQDALAQAPMDGWPHSYVSQGMYCLGSSDAWEASDQSLIASPATGSYLGPAFDDSQPSLHDIGPSQPASGYSAQEPPPLLGVDTDWAPEVGGVDLARGSVEEEKRPLAPEEEEDAGCRDLESLSPREDPEMSTALSRKVSDVTSSGVQSFDEEEGDTNN encoded by the exons ATGGACAGCACCAGCTCACTGCATGGCAGCAGCCTCCATCGACCTTCCACGGAG CTCTCCATGGAGGACACCACTTCCATCCTTCCGAAGCTTAAGCGAAACTCTAATGCCTATGGCATTGGGGCCCTGGCCAAGTCATCATTCTCAG GGATCTCGAGAAGCATGAAGGACCATGTGACAAAGCCTACAGCCATGGGGCAAGGCCGGGTGGCCCACATGATTGAGTGGCAGGGCTGGGGAAAGGCCCCAACAATTCAGCCACAACACAGCCATGAGGCTGTGCGCAGGGATACAGATGCTTACTCCGACCTCAGCGACGGCGAGAAGGAGGCACGTTTCCTAGCAG GTGTCATGGAACAGTTTGCTATTTCTGAGGCTACACTTATGGCCTGGTCTTCCATGGATGGTGAGGACATGAGTGTCAATTCTACCCAGGAGCCACTGGACTGCAACTACAGTGACAACTACCAGGAACTGATGGAGAGTCAGG ATGCATTAGCTCAAGCCCCCATGGATGGATGGCCTCACTCCTACGTGTCACAGGGGATGTACTGCCTGGGGTCATCAGATGCCTGGGAAGCGAGTGATCAGTCCCTCATTGCATCTCCAGCTACAGGATCCTATCTTGGCCCTGCATTTGATGACTCACAACCCAGCCTGCATGACATAGGGCCTTCCCAACCTGCTTCAGGATACTCTGCTCAGGAGCCTCCACCTTTGTTGGGGGTAGACACTGACTGGGCACCAGAGGTTGGTGGGGTGGACCTGGCCAGGGGCTCtgtagaggaagagaagagaccaCTGGCccctgaggaggaagaggatgcagGATGCCGGGACCTGGAGTCACTTTCCCCACGAGAAGATCCGGAGATGTCCACCGCTCTTAGCCGGAAGGTGTCCGATGTCACGTCCTCAGGTGTGCAGTCCTTTGATGAGGAGGAGGGGGACACCAACAACTAG